The Streptomyces sp. NBC_00335 DNA window ACCGGCCCGTCCGCCAGCGGCCAGTCCCCGGCCAGCGCCCGCGCCGTCCGGATCCAGCGCTGCCGCGCCCCGTACGAGGCGTACGGGGCCGCCGCCGCCCACGCCCGGTCGAAGTCGCGCAGGAACGCGTGCACCGGCTCGCCCGGCACGTTGCGGTGGATCAGCGCCTTCGGCAGCCGCTCCGCCAGGTCCGAGGGGCGCTCCAGGGAGCCCAGCCGGGTCGCGAAGGTCACCGTGCGCGCCCCTTCGGGCCCGAGCGCGACCCAGACGTGGCGCCGCCCGATCTCGTCGCACGTCCCCTCCACCAGCAGCCCGTCGGGAGCGAGCCGGGCACACAATCGCTCCCACACCGCCTCGACCTGCTCCTCGTCGTACTGGCGCAGCACGTTCGCCGCCCGGATCAGCGCGGGCCGCACCCCGCCCTCCAGCGGCACCTCGAAGCCGCCGTGCCGAAAGCTCAGGCCCTCCCGCTCGTACGGCTTCGCACCCGCGACCCGGGCCGGTTCGATCTCGATGCCGACCACCCGCACCCGCGGGGCCGCCTCCCGCAGCCGGGTCAGCAGCTCCACCGCGGTCCAGGGCGCGGCCCCGTAGCCGAGGTCCACCGCGACCGGGGCGTCCGCGCGCCGCAGCGCCGCCCCGTGCGTCGCCGCGATCCAGCGGTCCATGCGGCGCAGGCGGTTCGGGTTCGTCGTCCCGCGGGTCACCGTGCCGACGGGGCGCCGCGGGGGAGGGGTGGAGCGGGAGGCCATGTGCAGAGAGTAAGCGGAGGGTTCCCGCGCGATAAAAATCCCGCGCGGCAGCAGGAAAACCGCCCGTCCCGGAATGCGGGAGACGGCCGTCCGGGTTGCACTCCTAGAAGAGCGCCGACAGCGCTCTCGGTGTCATGCCGTCCGAGCGAGAGGAACTGCTCCCTTGAGCCAGTACGTGTCCCGCATCGGCGGCAGCATCGGCGGACGGTTCGCCGCGGCCCGCTCGGGCACCCGTCACGAGCCGCCCCGCCTGCGCCTGCCCGCCGCCGTCGGAGGCCACCGCAAGCCGCGCCGGGTCGCGATGCTCAGCGTGCACACCTCACCGCTGCACCAGCCCGGCACCGGCGACGCCGGCGGGATGAACGTCTACATCGTCGAGCTGGCCCGGCGCCTCGCCGCGATCAACATCGAGGTCGAGATCTTCACCCGCGCCACCACCGGCGGCCTGCCGCCCGTAGTCGAGCTCGCGCCCGGAGTCCTCGTACGGCACGTGGACGCGGGCCCGTACGAGGGCCTCGCCAAGGAGGAGCTGCCGGCCCAGCTGTGCGCCTTCACCCACGGCGTCATGCAGGCCTGGGCCGGGCACCGCCCCGGCTACTACGACCTGGTCCACTCCCACTACTGGCTCTCCGGTCACGTCGGCTGGCTCGCCGCCGAGCGCTGGGGCGTCCCGCTCGTGCACGCCATGCACACCATGGCCAAGGTGAAGAACGCGGCGCTCGCCGAGGGCGACACCCCCGAACCGGCCGCCCGCGTCATCGGCGAGACGCAGATCGTCGACGCCGCCGACCGGC harbors:
- a CDS encoding class I SAM-dependent methyltransferase; this translates as MASRSTPPPRRPVGTVTRGTTNPNRLRRMDRWIAATHGAALRRADAPVAVDLGYGAAPWTAVELLTRLREAAPRVRVVGIEIEPARVAGAKPYEREGLSFRHGGFEVPLEGGVRPALIRAANVLRQYDEEQVEAVWERLCARLAPDGLLVEGTCDEIGRRHVWVALGPEGARTVTFATRLGSLERPSDLAERLPKALIHRNVPGEPVHAFLRDFDRAWAAAAPYASYGARQRWIRTARALAGDWPLADGPVRWRQGELTVRWEALRPSG